The Monomorium pharaonis isolate MP-MQ-018 chromosome 5, ASM1337386v2, whole genome shotgun sequence genome includes a window with the following:
- the LOC105833929 gene encoding ATPase H(+)-transporting accessory protein 2 isoform X3 — MLQQLSLLFFVLVAVHASGEFVVLHSPNSVEFTGNGEIEQSSLKEILSAALGYTGKQRDSEYSIAIWDPFSMPKALVAMPIDGVEQLPFLKDKTQVTYPLIVDEAEETTWQAIRSRVEERSNDNTLVRINLSDGVDALGQSALGELKPANMEKLKFLSPEVEEDCKFVEEMQLLHAIADNAFSAKKHDSGTDVYWLVISALKPVLDLHGNTSAAAKEAYTLLNDAMKHISKAFVNTYDGKIVIAAFTNDAWKVRNARSVLNRERRDTPAHKTKNVKTTGGATERQSNINNNLFAKPEFSGRAKTYSEDYPVIFNIMLWFGVVFVFSLLAICVAIADMDPGRDSIIYRMTSNRMKKDN, encoded by the exons TCCATGCTAGCGGCGAATTCGTCGTTCTTCATTCACCTAATAGTGTAGAATTTACTGGAAATGGGGAGATTGAGCAAAGTAGTCTTAAAGAGATCTTATCAGCAGCTCTTGGATATACTGGGAAACAG AGGGATTCAGAATATAGCATTGCCATATGGGATCCATTTTCAATGCCCAAGGCACTGGTTGCCATGCCAATTGATGGAGTAGAGCAACTACCTTTTTTAAAGGATAAAACTCAAGTCACTTATCCTTTAATTGTGGACGAGGCGGAGGAGACCACTTGGCAAGCAATTAGGAGCAGAGTGGAAGAGCGAAGCAATGATAATACATTGGTCAGAATTAACTTGAGCGATGGAGTTGATGCT CTCGGTCAGTCTGCACTCGGCGAGCTCAAGCCTGCTAATATGGAAAAATTGAAGTTTCTGAGTCCAGAGGTTGAAGAGGATTGCAAATTCGTTGAGGAGATGCAGCTTCTCCATGCTATCGCTGACAATGCCTTCTCTGCGAAGAAACATGATTCTGGAACGGATGTTTATTGGCTAGTGATATCGGCGCTCAAACCGGTTTTGGATCTGCACGGAAATACTTCTGCGGCTGCCAAAGAAGCATATACATTGCTAAATGACGCAATGAAGCACATTTCCAAGGCCTTTGTGAATACTTATGATGGCAAA ATTGTCATTGCGGCTTTCACGAACGACGCCTGGAAAGTTAGGAACGCCCGCTCTGTTCTCAATAGAGAACGCAGGGACACCCCG GCTCATAAgactaaaaatgttaaaaccaCTGGTGGTGCCACGGAGCGCCAATCaaacattaacaataatttatttgccaAG CCTGAATTTTCTGGCCGCGCGAAAACTTACTCAGAGGACTATCCTGTCATCTTCAATATAATGTTATGGTTCGGTGTCGTGTTCGTTTTTTCGCTGTTGGCCATTTGTG tcgCCATTGCTGATATGGATCCAGGACGGGATTCCATCATATATAGGATGACATCGAATCGaatgaaaaaagataattaa
- the LOC105833929 gene encoding renin receptor isoform X2 — protein sequence MLQQLSLLFFVLVAVHASGEFVVLHSPNSVEFTGNGEIEQSSLKEILSAALGYTGKQRDSEYSIAIWDPFSMPKALVAMPIDGVEQLPFLKDKTQVTYPLIVDEAEETTWQAIRSRVEERSNDNTLVRINLSDGVDALGQSALGELKPANMEKLKFLSPEVEEDCKFVEEMQLLHAIADNAFSAKKHDSGTDVYWLVISALKPVLDLHGNTSAAAKEAYTLLNDAMKHISKAFVNTYDGKIVIAAFTNDAWKVRNARSVLNRERRDTPQGDEQGGQNTNTDQEAINNTTNTIESTVNNNSEYAANSVQANSGTSDKSDEANEEYKITNKTQTIGQPEFSGRAKTYSEDYPVIFNIMLWFGVVFVFSLLAICVAIADMDPGRDSIIYRMTSNRMKKDN from the exons TCCATGCTAGCGGCGAATTCGTCGTTCTTCATTCACCTAATAGTGTAGAATTTACTGGAAATGGGGAGATTGAGCAAAGTAGTCTTAAAGAGATCTTATCAGCAGCTCTTGGATATACTGGGAAACAG AGGGATTCAGAATATAGCATTGCCATATGGGATCCATTTTCAATGCCCAAGGCACTGGTTGCCATGCCAATTGATGGAGTAGAGCAACTACCTTTTTTAAAGGATAAAACTCAAGTCACTTATCCTTTAATTGTGGACGAGGCGGAGGAGACCACTTGGCAAGCAATTAGGAGCAGAGTGGAAGAGCGAAGCAATGATAATACATTGGTCAGAATTAACTTGAGCGATGGAGTTGATGCT CTCGGTCAGTCTGCACTCGGCGAGCTCAAGCCTGCTAATATGGAAAAATTGAAGTTTCTGAGTCCAGAGGTTGAAGAGGATTGCAAATTCGTTGAGGAGATGCAGCTTCTCCATGCTATCGCTGACAATGCCTTCTCTGCGAAGAAACATGATTCTGGAACGGATGTTTATTGGCTAGTGATATCGGCGCTCAAACCGGTTTTGGATCTGCACGGAAATACTTCTGCGGCTGCCAAAGAAGCATATACATTGCTAAATGACGCAATGAAGCACATTTCCAAGGCCTTTGTGAATACTTATGATGGCAAA ATTGTCATTGCGGCTTTCACGAACGACGCCTGGAAAGTTAGGAACGCCCGCTCTGTTCTCAATAGAGAACGCAGGGACACCCCG CAAGGCGACGAGCAAGGCGGACAAAATACAAATACGGATCAAGAGGCAATAAATAACACGACTAATACTATCGAATCCACTGTCAACAACAATTCTGAATATGCGGCTAATAGCGTTCAGGCTAATAGCGGGACGTCGGATAAATCCGACGAAGCTAATGAAGAATATAAGATAACTAATAAGACACAAACAATAGGACAG CCTGAATTTTCTGGCCGCGCGAAAACTTACTCAGAGGACTATCCTGTCATCTTCAATATAATGTTATGGTTCGGTGTCGTGTTCGTTTTTTCGCTGTTGGCCATTTGTG tcgCCATTGCTGATATGGATCCAGGACGGGATTCCATCATATATAGGATGACATCGAATCGaatgaaaaaagataattaa
- the LOC105833929 gene encoding uncharacterized protein LOC105833929 isoform X1 — translation MLQQLSLLFFVLVAVHASGEFVVLHSPNSVEFTGNGEIEQSSLKEILSAALGYTGKQRDSEYSIAIWDPFSMPKALVAMPIDGVEQLPFLKDKTQVTYPLIVDEAEETTWQAIRSRVEERSNDNTLVRINLSDGVDALGQSALGELKPANMEKLKFLSPEVEEDCKFVEEMQLLHAIADNAFSAKKHDSGTDVYWLVISALKPVLDLHGNTSAAAKEAYTLLNDAMKHISKAFVNTYDGKIVIAAFTNDAWKVRNARSVLNRERRDTPAHKTKNVKTTGGATERQSNINNNLFAKQGDEQGGQNTNTDQEAINNTTNTIESTVNNNSEYAANSVQANSGTSDKSDEANEEYKITNKTQTIGQPEFSGRAKTYSEDYPVIFNIMLWFGVVFVFSLLAICVAIADMDPGRDSIIYRMTSNRMKKDN, via the exons TCCATGCTAGCGGCGAATTCGTCGTTCTTCATTCACCTAATAGTGTAGAATTTACTGGAAATGGGGAGATTGAGCAAAGTAGTCTTAAAGAGATCTTATCAGCAGCTCTTGGATATACTGGGAAACAG AGGGATTCAGAATATAGCATTGCCATATGGGATCCATTTTCAATGCCCAAGGCACTGGTTGCCATGCCAATTGATGGAGTAGAGCAACTACCTTTTTTAAAGGATAAAACTCAAGTCACTTATCCTTTAATTGTGGACGAGGCGGAGGAGACCACTTGGCAAGCAATTAGGAGCAGAGTGGAAGAGCGAAGCAATGATAATACATTGGTCAGAATTAACTTGAGCGATGGAGTTGATGCT CTCGGTCAGTCTGCACTCGGCGAGCTCAAGCCTGCTAATATGGAAAAATTGAAGTTTCTGAGTCCAGAGGTTGAAGAGGATTGCAAATTCGTTGAGGAGATGCAGCTTCTCCATGCTATCGCTGACAATGCCTTCTCTGCGAAGAAACATGATTCTGGAACGGATGTTTATTGGCTAGTGATATCGGCGCTCAAACCGGTTTTGGATCTGCACGGAAATACTTCTGCGGCTGCCAAAGAAGCATATACATTGCTAAATGACGCAATGAAGCACATTTCCAAGGCCTTTGTGAATACTTATGATGGCAAA ATTGTCATTGCGGCTTTCACGAACGACGCCTGGAAAGTTAGGAACGCCCGCTCTGTTCTCAATAGAGAACGCAGGGACACCCCG GCTCATAAgactaaaaatgttaaaaccaCTGGTGGTGCCACGGAGCGCCAATCaaacattaacaataatttatttgccaAG CAAGGCGACGAGCAAGGCGGACAAAATACAAATACGGATCAAGAGGCAATAAATAACACGACTAATACTATCGAATCCACTGTCAACAACAATTCTGAATATGCGGCTAATAGCGTTCAGGCTAATAGCGGGACGTCGGATAAATCCGACGAAGCTAATGAAGAATATAAGATAACTAATAAGACACAAACAATAGGACAG CCTGAATTTTCTGGCCGCGCGAAAACTTACTCAGAGGACTATCCTGTCATCTTCAATATAATGTTATGGTTCGGTGTCGTGTTCGTTTTTTCGCTGTTGGCCATTTGTG tcgCCATTGCTGATATGGATCCAGGACGGGATTCCATCATATATAGGATGACATCGAATCGaatgaaaaaagataattaa